The Lebetimonas natsushimae genomic sequence AGGGGGAGGAGAAGTGCTAAATCCTATAAGCGACCCTATTAAGAAAAATAAAAAATTGGAACTTTTAAAAGCATTACATAAAAAAGATTTTCAAACTGCGTTTTCTATTTTGGTGGAAAATCACAAACGAGGATTTGGCCTAATTCAAAGTTATCAAAGATTTAATTTTTCGCCTGATGAAGCTTTAGGAATTGCAAAAACATTAAAAAATGTATTTATTGATGAGGAAAATTACAATGTTTTTTCTCTTGATGTAAAAAAAGAAATAGAAAATGTAATTAAAGAAACATATGAAAAAAACAAATTTGCATTTTTATCTCCTGCATCGCTTAAGCTGAGGTTAAAATGGGCGAGTGAAAAACTGATAGAAACTGTTTTAAATGAATTTGTAGAAGATGGATTTTTAATAAAAGAGGGAAATATTTACAAAAGAAAAGATTTAGGAAACGTTAATATTGAAAAATCGGTAGAACACAGATTATACACCCTTTTGGATAATTCAGGGTTGACCCCGGAAGCACCTTATAATATATACGAAAAGTTAAATATTGACAGAAAAGTGGGCGACCAGGCTATGAAGAACCTTACAAAAGCCAAAAAAGTGGTAAGACTTGCCCATAATCTGTTTGTTACTGATAAAAATATAAATTTAGCCATTAAAAAAATGAAAGAAATAATAAAAAAAATTGGATATATTGATATTAAAACATTTAAAGAAGAGATGCCGATGAGCAGAAAATATATCGTGGCTTATCTTGATTATCTCGATAATATGGGCGACATAATAAAAATAGAAAATAAAAGGTATTTAAAAAAATAGAAATAAAAATTATTGATAATGACTAAATGCACTCAACAAAAATGCAAATTATTTTTCGCGACGAAAAAGCTAAAAAGTATAAACAGCTTCGCAGCCCTACGGGTTAAGTGTACTTTTTTTAACGCTTTTTCTCTGCTTAAATTTGCAATTGTTTCGCTTTATTTAGTCATTAGCTTTTTATTTATTTAACGACTAAAGGAACTTCTTTAAATTCTTTAACGATTGCTATTGCCTTTGCGTTTATTCCTTTATCTTCCATTCTTTTTAAAAGTTTTTCCGCTTTTTCCTGAGATATACTGATTAAAAGTCCCCCGCTTGTCTGTGCGTCAAATAAAATCATCTGTTCTTCAAAACTTAAGTTTTTTTCAAATTTTACTTTTCCTTCTAAAAACATTTGATTATTATAACTTCCGGCAGGTATAATTCCCATAGCGGCCTGATTTATTGCTTCTTTTAAGAAAGGTACATTTTCAAATTCTATCTCTATTGTAAAATTATTTGCACTCATTTCATATAAATGTCCCAAAAGTCCAAAACCTGTAACGTCAGTCATTGCATTTACGCCAATTTCCCTGGCAATAAGGCTTGGTTTATAATTTAGCGTTCTTAAAATATCAGCGACTTCGGCGGCTGTGTTTTCATCCACTAAATCGGCTTTTATTGCCGTTGTTAAAATTCCCATTCCAAGAGGTTTTGTAAGAATAATTACATTATCTTTTTTTAAAGTGTTGTTTCTTATTATTTTTTGCGGATGAATTGTGCCTGTAACACTTAGACCGTAAATCATCTCCGGTGTTTCTATTGTATGACCTCCTGCCAGTACCCCGCCGCACTCTTTTATTTTACTTTCCCCGCCTTTTAATATTTCATTTAAAACTTCTTTTCCGTGATGGCAGTTGTCAAATCCGACAAGATTAAGGGCAGTTTTTACATCCCCTCCCATTGCAAACACATCGCTTAGGGAATTGGCAGCCGCAATCTGTCCGTAAACAAAAGGGTCGTCAACCACAGGCGTTATAAAATCGGCTGTTTGCACAAGTGCTAAATCATCTGTTAATTTATATACACTTGCATCTTCATTTCCCTCAAATCCGACTATTAAATTTTCATTTTTGCCATCAAGAACTTTTGTCGCTTTGTTTAGCTCCTCCGGAGCCAGTTTTCCTGCTCAGCCAGCTGCTCTTACATATTTTGTGAGTTTTGCACTGTTGTTTAGTTTAAGCATATATTTCCTTTAAAATGTTATTACTTTGTCTGCTTCTTCTACCCAGGCTGCTAAATCTTTCATAGTGGCTTTTATTTCCGGTGCAAAATATGGTTCGTTTTTAAATAATCCGCATCTTGCCTGACAAGTTCCGCATACTTTTAGTTTTATTCCGTTTTGATACATTTCTTTAAGCATTGCAACCAAATCGTTATCGTAATTTTCAGGTTTTTTATTACAGTCCCTTGCCATATCCACTGCGTCATTCATTAGAAAAATTCTTACATCATTTCCTTTTTCAAATAAAACTTTTGCAAGTCTAAGTCCGTTCCATGCTACATCGCTTCCATCATATGGCTCATGATTAAAAATAATTAGAATTTTCATTTTACCTCCTTTATTTGTTGTATTTTTCCTTTATAACCCACAACTTCTATTGCATGTAAAAGTTTTTTTGGAGTTGTTTTTGTATTATCAAAAATCACTGCTGCAGTTTTTGTATGCAGCAATACTTTTGCTTTTATAACTCCAGGTGTCATTTTTAAACTTCTTTTTATTGCCGTTGTGCACAGAGGACAAGTCATTCCGCTTACTTGAATAATAGCCACTTTTTCAGCACTAAAAAGTGAGTTTAATAATATTAAACTTAAAAATATTTTTTTCATTTACTCTCCCATAAACAGATATTGTGCCCAAAAAGGGTAGGTTAGCATAATTAATACAAAGACTGTGCCGATGCTTAAATATTTTACATAATTTTTGCAAATGCTGCCGCTGCAAACAGGCCTTTTTCTTAATTTTAAAAAATAATTCAGCCACAAATAAATAATAATAGTAGCGGCCGCAATTGTAAAATAAATTCTATAAGGTGCAAAAATATGTAAAAACGAAAGACTTCCGACACTCACTCCAAAAATTAAAAATAATAATGGTCCTAAACAGCAGGTGCTTGCCAAAATTGCAGTTATTGCGGCACCAGCTATAAGAGCCCAGAAAGATTTTGATTCTTTACTTTCCGGAATTTCGCAAGAATAACCTTTTATGGCGTTAATTATTGTATTTTTCCCTTCTTTTTTTTCATTAAAATAAATTCCCTGGTTTTGTAAAAATCTTTTTACATTTTGGATTGAAGAGAAGGAATTAAGTTTTATTTCCAAAATTCCTTCCTCCATTTCTTCTAATGCCTCTTTTGTTTTAAGTACAGGTTCCGGACAAGCTAAATTTCTTAAATCCAGTTTTTTTACCATTAAAACAGTTCCTGAGAAGTAATTTTATATTCAAAACTTTTTGGTACGTAATAATTTAATACATCGTCATTTACCTCAGCATATGGATAACCGAACATATTAAGAGGATATTGCACCGGTTTTGGATAAAGCACAAAATCTCTTGCATGGTT encodes the following:
- the selD gene encoding selenide, water dikinase SelD; this encodes MLKLNNSAKLTKYVRAAGUAGKLAPEELNKATKVLDGKNENLIVGFEGNEDASVYKLTDDLALVQTADFITPVVDDPFVYGQIAAANSLSDVFAMGGDVKTALNLVGFDNCHHGKEVLNEILKGGESKIKECGGVLAGGHTIETPEMIYGLSVTGTIHPQKIIRNNTLKKDNVIILTKPLGMGILTTAIKADLVDENTAAEVADILRTLNYKPSLIAREIGVNAMTDVTGFGLLGHLYEMSANNFTIEIEFENVPFLKEAINQAAMGIIPAGSYNNQMFLEGKVKFEKNLSFEEQMILFDAQTSGGLLISISQEKAEKLLKRMEDKGINAKAIAIVKEFKEVPLVVK
- a CDS encoding DsrE/DsrF/TusD sulfur relay family protein is translated as MKILIIFNHEPYDGSDVAWNGLRLAKVLFEKGNDVRIFLMNDAVDMARDCNKKPENYDNDLVAMLKEMYQNGIKLKVCGTCQARCGLFKNEPYFAPEIKATMKDLAAWVEEADKVITF
- a CDS encoding heavy-metal-associated domain-containing protein, with amino-acid sequence MKKIFLSLILLNSLFSAEKVAIIQVSGMTCPLCTTAIKRSLKMTPGVIKAKVLLHTKTAAVIFDNTKTTPKKLLHAIEVVGYKGKIQQIKEVK
- a CDS encoding mercuric transporter MerT family protein, which translates into the protein MVKKLDLRNLACPEPVLKTKEALEEMEEGILEIKLNSFSSIQNVKRFLQNQGIYFNEKKEGKNTIINAIKGYSCEIPESKESKSFWALIAGAAITAILASTCCLGPLLFLIFGVSVGSLSFLHIFAPYRIYFTIAAATIIIYLWLNYFLKLRKRPVCSGSICKNYVKYLSIGTVFVLIMLTYPFWAQYLFMGE